From the Lepidochelys kempii isolate rLepKem1 chromosome 2, rLepKem1.hap2, whole genome shotgun sequence genome, one window contains:
- the KIF9 gene encoding kinesin-like protein KIF9 isoform X4, whose amino-acid sequence MSAKENKVHAFVRVKPTANFPEDMIKYGPDNKSIDIYIRRDIKKGVVNNKQTDWSFKLDGVLHNASQDSVYDAVARDLVSQALNGYNGTIMCYGQTGAGKTYTMTGATESYKHRGIIPRAIQQGETNRIIGEHTLNKNSSRSHCIFTIYIESHSRILSDAKYTASKMNLVDLAGSERVGKTGSEGQVLKEATYINKSLSFLEQAIIALADRKRDHVPFRQSKLTHALKDSLGGNCNTVLVANIYGEAAQIEETLSSLRFATRMKWVTTEPAINEKYDPERMVKNLEKEITLLKQELAMHDSLVNRSLVNYDPLNEIQIAEINSQVRRYLEGATDDIDIMNIRQIQEVFNQFKVILSQQEQEVEARLRNKYTLIDKSDFAAITAAQKAGLVDAEGHLVGEVDGQGFGIGVAPLSKHGGKKVKAKKAKEQLTPTLRKEGLGSPVLGKDLDFVSPSKSQLVTSARDLDVKEGLIREQDAASTEAHRSESVPREDSHRPSSPPSKLVAFEEFKNERGSEINRIFKENKAILSDRKKKASEITHRLNLIKQEMDITKGALGAQKKEREEQGEYVNEEGQIIIDEEEFLLVMKLKDLKKQYRSDFDELRDLKAEVQYCQHLVDQCRNRLISEFEIWYNESFLIPEDVQEAIKPGGKIRPGMIPMNRVLSLDEDEQERFDRLQGEVLPACPDSTSFYNAKMKTDQKHKYFRAMAALQQMHKKPGLITATVKNKPPAVLHVI is encoded by the exons ATGAgtgcaaaagaaaataaagtacaTGCATTTGTGCGAGTCAAGCCAACAGCTAATTTTCCTGAAGACATGATCAAGTATGGGCCAGACAACAAG AGCATAGATATTTACATCAGGAGAGATATTAAGAAAGGAGTCGTCAATAACAAGCAGACTGATTGGTCCTTTAAATTGGATGGTGTTCTTCACAATGCCTCACAGGATTCGGTTTATGATGCAGTAGCTAGGGACTTGGTATCCCAAGCTCTGAATGGCTATAATG GCACTATTATGTGCTATGGGCAAACAGGAGCTGGTAAAACATACACCATGACAGGAGCAACTGAAAGCTACAAGCATAGAGGAATCATACCCCGAGCTATACAGCAG GGTGAGACCAACAGAATAATAGGTGAACATACTCTGAATAAAAATTCATCCAGGTCCCATTGCATATTCACTATCTATATTGAG tctcaTTCCAGAATTTTGTCAGATGCCAAATACACTGCTTCAAAAATGAACCTAGTGGATCTGGCAGGTTCAGAGAGAGTGGGGAAGACTGGG TCTGAGGGGCAGGTTCTGAAAGAAGCCACGTATATCAACAAATCTTTGTCATTCCTTGAGCAAGCTATCATTGCACTGGCTGATCGTAAGAGGGACCACGTCCCCTTCCGGCAGAGCAAGCTCACCCATGCCCTTAAGGATTCATTAG GGGGAAACTGCAATACAGTCCTGGTGGCAAATATCTATGGTGAAGCTGCTCAGATAGAGGAGACT CTGTCCTCTCTCCGTTTTGCTACCAGAATGAAATGGGTCACAACAGAGCCAGCCATCAATGAGAAATACGACCCAGAG CGGATGGTCAAGAATCTGGAGAAGGAGATCACTCTTCTGAAGCAGGAACTAGCCATGCATGACAGCTTG GTCAACCGCTCTCTGGTGAATTATGACCCTCTGAATGAAATCCAGATAGCGGAGATTAACTCTCAAGTCCGCAGGTACCTAGAAGGAGCCACAGACGACATCGAT ATAATGAACATCAGGCAAATCCAAGAGGTATTTAACCAGTTCAAAGTAATTTTAAG CCAACAGGAGCAGGAAGTGGAAGCCAGACTACGAAACAAATACACCCTGATAGACAAAAGTGACTTTGCAGCCATTACTGCTGCTCAGAAG GCAGGCCTGGTCGATGCAGAGGGTCATCTAGTGGGGGAAGTGGATGGACAGGGCTTCGGGATTGGAGTGGCTCCTTTATCCAAACACGGCGGGAAGAAAGTTAAAGCCAAGAAAGCCAAAGAGCAGCTTAC CCCCACTCTCAGGAAGGAAGGATTAGGAAGCCCTGTTCTGGGGAAAGATCTGGATTTTGTTTCCCCATCAAAGAGTCAGCTGGTAACTTCCGCAAGGGATTTGGATGTGAAGGAGGGACTAATCCGGGAGCAGGACGCAGCTAGTACTGAGGCGCATCGCTCGGAGTCAGTGCCCAGGGAGGATTCCCACCGACCGAG TTCCCCTCCCTCTAAGCTGGTGGCATTTGAGGAGTTTAAAAACGAGCGAGGAAGTGAGATCAACCGGATCTTTAAGGAGAACAAAGCCATCCTCAGCGACAGGAAGAAGAAAGCAAGCGAGATCACCCACAGACTCAACCTAATAAAACAGGAGATGGACATCACCAAAGGGGCCCTTGGGGCTCAgaagaaggagagggaggagcagg GGGAGTATGTGAATGAGGAAGGACAGATCATAATTGATGAGGAGGAATTTTTACTGGTCATGAAACTTAAGGATCTGAAGAAACAGTACAGGTCTGATTTCGATGAACTGCGGGACCTGAAAGCAGAAGTCCAGTACTGTCAGCATCTGGTGGATCAGTGCCGCAACAGACTAATCTCAG AATTTGAAATCTGGTACAATGAGTCCTTCCTTATCCCTGAGGATGTGCAGGAAGCTATAAAGCCTGGAGGCAAAATCAGACCTGGAATGATTCCCATGAACAGAGTCCTGTCTCTG
- the KIF9 gene encoding kinesin-like protein KIF9 isoform X2 — translation MSAKENKVHAFVRVKPTANFPEDMIKYGPDNKSIDIYIRRDIKKGVVNNKQTDWSFKLDGVLHNASQDSVYDAVARDLVSQALNGYNGTIMCYGQTGAGKTYTMTGATESYKHRGIIPRAIQQVFRAVEERIDQSITVRMSYLEIYNETLFDLLSTMPHDMSGDTHMAVVEYPQGVFVKGLSIYPASHEEDALNLLFEGETNRIIGEHTLNKNSSRSHCIFTIYIESHSRILSDAKYTASKMNLVDLAGSERVGKTGSEGQVLKEATYINKSLSFLEQAIIALADRKRDHVPFRQSKLTHALKDSLGGNCNTVLVANIYGEAAQIEETLSSLRFATRMKWVTTEPAINEKYDPERMVKNLEKEITLLKQELAMHDSLIMNIRQIQEVFNQFKVILSQQEQEVEARLRNKYTLIDKSDFAAITAAQKAGLVDAEGHLVGEVDGQGFGIGVAPLSKHGGKKVKAKKAKEQLTPTLRKEGLGSPVLGKDLDFVSPSKSQLVTSARDLDVKEGLIREQDAASTEAHRSESVPREDSHRPSSPPSKLVAFEEFKNERGSEINRIFKENKAILSDRKKKASEITHRLNLIKQEMDITKGALGAQKKEREEQGEYVNEEGQIIIDEEEFLLVMKLKDLKKQYRSDFDELRDLKAEVQYCQHLVDQCRNRLISEFEIWYNESFLIPEDVQEAIKPGGKIRPGMIPMNRVLSLDEDEQERFDRLQGEVLPACPDSTSFYNAKMKTDQKHKYFRAMAALQQMHKKPGLITATVKNKPPAVLHVI, via the exons ATGAgtgcaaaagaaaataaagtacaTGCATTTGTGCGAGTCAAGCCAACAGCTAATTTTCCTGAAGACATGATCAAGTATGGGCCAGACAACAAG AGCATAGATATTTACATCAGGAGAGATATTAAGAAAGGAGTCGTCAATAACAAGCAGACTGATTGGTCCTTTAAATTGGATGGTGTTCTTCACAATGCCTCACAGGATTCGGTTTATGATGCAGTAGCTAGGGACTTGGTATCCCAAGCTCTGAATGGCTATAATG GCACTATTATGTGCTATGGGCAAACAGGAGCTGGTAAAACATACACCATGACAGGAGCAACTGAAAGCTACAAGCATAGAGGAATCATACCCCGAGCTATACAGCAG GTGTTCAGGGCAGTTGAAGAACGCATTGATCAGTCCATCACTGTCCGAATGTCCTACCTGGAAATCTACAATGAGACTCTCTTTGACCTTCTCTCCACTATGCCTCATGACATGTCCGGTGACACTCACATGGCTGTAGTGGAGTACCCCCAGGGTGTCTTTGTGAAGGGCTTATCTATTTATCCAGCCAGCCACGAGGAAGATGCTTTAAATCTCCTGTTTGAG GGTGAGACCAACAGAATAATAGGTGAACATACTCTGAATAAAAATTCATCCAGGTCCCATTGCATATTCACTATCTATATTGAG tctcaTTCCAGAATTTTGTCAGATGCCAAATACACTGCTTCAAAAATGAACCTAGTGGATCTGGCAGGTTCAGAGAGAGTGGGGAAGACTGGG TCTGAGGGGCAGGTTCTGAAAGAAGCCACGTATATCAACAAATCTTTGTCATTCCTTGAGCAAGCTATCATTGCACTGGCTGATCGTAAGAGGGACCACGTCCCCTTCCGGCAGAGCAAGCTCACCCATGCCCTTAAGGATTCATTAG GGGGAAACTGCAATACAGTCCTGGTGGCAAATATCTATGGTGAAGCTGCTCAGATAGAGGAGACT CTGTCCTCTCTCCGTTTTGCTACCAGAATGAAATGGGTCACAACAGAGCCAGCCATCAATGAGAAATACGACCCAGAG CGGATGGTCAAGAATCTGGAGAAGGAGATCACTCTTCTGAAGCAGGAACTAGCCATGCATGACAGCTTG ATAATGAACATCAGGCAAATCCAAGAGGTATTTAACCAGTTCAAAGTAATTTTAAG CCAACAGGAGCAGGAAGTGGAAGCCAGACTACGAAACAAATACACCCTGATAGACAAAAGTGACTTTGCAGCCATTACTGCTGCTCAGAAG GCAGGCCTGGTCGATGCAGAGGGTCATCTAGTGGGGGAAGTGGATGGACAGGGCTTCGGGATTGGAGTGGCTCCTTTATCCAAACACGGCGGGAAGAAAGTTAAAGCCAAGAAAGCCAAAGAGCAGCTTAC CCCCACTCTCAGGAAGGAAGGATTAGGAAGCCCTGTTCTGGGGAAAGATCTGGATTTTGTTTCCCCATCAAAGAGTCAGCTGGTAACTTCCGCAAGGGATTTGGATGTGAAGGAGGGACTAATCCGGGAGCAGGACGCAGCTAGTACTGAGGCGCATCGCTCGGAGTCAGTGCCCAGGGAGGATTCCCACCGACCGAG TTCCCCTCCCTCTAAGCTGGTGGCATTTGAGGAGTTTAAAAACGAGCGAGGAAGTGAGATCAACCGGATCTTTAAGGAGAACAAAGCCATCCTCAGCGACAGGAAGAAGAAAGCAAGCGAGATCACCCACAGACTCAACCTAATAAAACAGGAGATGGACATCACCAAAGGGGCCCTTGGGGCTCAgaagaaggagagggaggagcagg GGGAGTATGTGAATGAGGAAGGACAGATCATAATTGATGAGGAGGAATTTTTACTGGTCATGAAACTTAAGGATCTGAAGAAACAGTACAGGTCTGATTTCGATGAACTGCGGGACCTGAAAGCAGAAGTCCAGTACTGTCAGCATCTGGTGGATCAGTGCCGCAACAGACTAATCTCAG AATTTGAAATCTGGTACAATGAGTCCTTCCTTATCCCTGAGGATGTGCAGGAAGCTATAAAGCCTGGAGGCAAAATCAGACCTGGAATGATTCCCATGAACAGAGTCCTGTCTCTG
- the KIF9 gene encoding kinesin-like protein KIF9 isoform X1: protein MSAKENKVHAFVRVKPTANFPEDMIKYGPDNKSIDIYIRRDIKKGVVNNKQTDWSFKLDGVLHNASQDSVYDAVARDLVSQALNGYNGTIMCYGQTGAGKTYTMTGATESYKHRGIIPRAIQQVFRAVEERIDQSITVRMSYLEIYNETLFDLLSTMPHDMSGDTHMAVVEYPQGVFVKGLSIYPASHEEDALNLLFEGETNRIIGEHTLNKNSSRSHCIFTIYIESHSRILSDAKYTASKMNLVDLAGSERVGKTGSEGQVLKEATYINKSLSFLEQAIIALADRKRDHVPFRQSKLTHALKDSLGGNCNTVLVANIYGEAAQIEETLSSLRFATRMKWVTTEPAINEKYDPERMVKNLEKEITLLKQELAMHDSLVNRSLVNYDPLNEIQIAEINSQVRRYLEGATDDIDIMNIRQIQEVFNQFKVILSQQEQEVEARLRNKYTLIDKSDFAAITAAQKAGLVDAEGHLVGEVDGQGFGIGVAPLSKHGGKKVKAKKAKEQLTPTLRKEGLGSPVLGKDLDFVSPSKSQLVTSARDLDVKEGLIREQDAASTEAHRSESVPREDSHRPSSPPSKLVAFEEFKNERGSEINRIFKENKAILSDRKKKASEITHRLNLIKQEMDITKGALGAQKKEREEQGEYVNEEGQIIIDEEEFLLVMKLKDLKKQYRSDFDELRDLKAEVQYCQHLVDQCRNRLISEFEIWYNESFLIPEDVQEAIKPGGKIRPGMIPMNRVLSLDEDEQERFDRLQGEVLPACPDSTSFYNAKMKTDQKHKYFRAMAALQQMHKKPGLITATVKNKPPAVLHVI, encoded by the exons ATGAgtgcaaaagaaaataaagtacaTGCATTTGTGCGAGTCAAGCCAACAGCTAATTTTCCTGAAGACATGATCAAGTATGGGCCAGACAACAAG AGCATAGATATTTACATCAGGAGAGATATTAAGAAAGGAGTCGTCAATAACAAGCAGACTGATTGGTCCTTTAAATTGGATGGTGTTCTTCACAATGCCTCACAGGATTCGGTTTATGATGCAGTAGCTAGGGACTTGGTATCCCAAGCTCTGAATGGCTATAATG GCACTATTATGTGCTATGGGCAAACAGGAGCTGGTAAAACATACACCATGACAGGAGCAACTGAAAGCTACAAGCATAGAGGAATCATACCCCGAGCTATACAGCAG GTGTTCAGGGCAGTTGAAGAACGCATTGATCAGTCCATCACTGTCCGAATGTCCTACCTGGAAATCTACAATGAGACTCTCTTTGACCTTCTCTCCACTATGCCTCATGACATGTCCGGTGACACTCACATGGCTGTAGTGGAGTACCCCCAGGGTGTCTTTGTGAAGGGCTTATCTATTTATCCAGCCAGCCACGAGGAAGATGCTTTAAATCTCCTGTTTGAG GGTGAGACCAACAGAATAATAGGTGAACATACTCTGAATAAAAATTCATCCAGGTCCCATTGCATATTCACTATCTATATTGAG tctcaTTCCAGAATTTTGTCAGATGCCAAATACACTGCTTCAAAAATGAACCTAGTGGATCTGGCAGGTTCAGAGAGAGTGGGGAAGACTGGG TCTGAGGGGCAGGTTCTGAAAGAAGCCACGTATATCAACAAATCTTTGTCATTCCTTGAGCAAGCTATCATTGCACTGGCTGATCGTAAGAGGGACCACGTCCCCTTCCGGCAGAGCAAGCTCACCCATGCCCTTAAGGATTCATTAG GGGGAAACTGCAATACAGTCCTGGTGGCAAATATCTATGGTGAAGCTGCTCAGATAGAGGAGACT CTGTCCTCTCTCCGTTTTGCTACCAGAATGAAATGGGTCACAACAGAGCCAGCCATCAATGAGAAATACGACCCAGAG CGGATGGTCAAGAATCTGGAGAAGGAGATCACTCTTCTGAAGCAGGAACTAGCCATGCATGACAGCTTG GTCAACCGCTCTCTGGTGAATTATGACCCTCTGAATGAAATCCAGATAGCGGAGATTAACTCTCAAGTCCGCAGGTACCTAGAAGGAGCCACAGACGACATCGAT ATAATGAACATCAGGCAAATCCAAGAGGTATTTAACCAGTTCAAAGTAATTTTAAG CCAACAGGAGCAGGAAGTGGAAGCCAGACTACGAAACAAATACACCCTGATAGACAAAAGTGACTTTGCAGCCATTACTGCTGCTCAGAAG GCAGGCCTGGTCGATGCAGAGGGTCATCTAGTGGGGGAAGTGGATGGACAGGGCTTCGGGATTGGAGTGGCTCCTTTATCCAAACACGGCGGGAAGAAAGTTAAAGCCAAGAAAGCCAAAGAGCAGCTTAC CCCCACTCTCAGGAAGGAAGGATTAGGAAGCCCTGTTCTGGGGAAAGATCTGGATTTTGTTTCCCCATCAAAGAGTCAGCTGGTAACTTCCGCAAGGGATTTGGATGTGAAGGAGGGACTAATCCGGGAGCAGGACGCAGCTAGTACTGAGGCGCATCGCTCGGAGTCAGTGCCCAGGGAGGATTCCCACCGACCGAG TTCCCCTCCCTCTAAGCTGGTGGCATTTGAGGAGTTTAAAAACGAGCGAGGAAGTGAGATCAACCGGATCTTTAAGGAGAACAAAGCCATCCTCAGCGACAGGAAGAAGAAAGCAAGCGAGATCACCCACAGACTCAACCTAATAAAACAGGAGATGGACATCACCAAAGGGGCCCTTGGGGCTCAgaagaaggagagggaggagcagg GGGAGTATGTGAATGAGGAAGGACAGATCATAATTGATGAGGAGGAATTTTTACTGGTCATGAAACTTAAGGATCTGAAGAAACAGTACAGGTCTGATTTCGATGAACTGCGGGACCTGAAAGCAGAAGTCCAGTACTGTCAGCATCTGGTGGATCAGTGCCGCAACAGACTAATCTCAG AATTTGAAATCTGGTACAATGAGTCCTTCCTTATCCCTGAGGATGTGCAGGAAGCTATAAAGCCTGGAGGCAAAATCAGACCTGGAATGATTCCCATGAACAGAGTCCTGTCTCTG
- the KIF9 gene encoding kinesin-like protein KIF9 isoform X5, whose protein sequence is MSAKENKVHAFVRVKPTANFPEDMIKYGPDNKSIDIYIRRDIKKGVVNNKQTDWSFKLDGVLHNASQDSVYDAVARDLVSQALNGYNGTIMCYGQTGAGKTYTMTGATESYKHRGIIPRAIQQVFRAVEERIDQSITVRMSYLEIYNETLFDLLSTMPHDMSGDTHMAVVEYPQGVFVKGLSIYPASHEEDALNLLFEGETNRIIGEHTLNKNSSRSHCIFTIYIESHSRILSDAKYTASKMNLVDLAGSERVGKTGSEGQVLKEATYINKSLSFLEQAIIALADRKRDHVPFRQSKLTHALKDSLGGNCNTVLVANIYGEAAQIEETLSSLRFATRMKWVTTEPAINEKYDPERMVKNLEKEITLLKQELAMHDSLAGLVDAEGHLVGEVDGQGFGIGVAPLSKHGGKKVKAKKAKEQLTPTLRKEGLGSPVLGKDLDFVSPSKSQLVTSARDLDVKEGLIREQDAASTEAHRSESVPREDSHRPSSPPSKLVAFEEFKNERGSEINRIFKENKAILSDRKKKASEITHRLNLIKQEMDITKGALGAQKKEREEQGEYVNEEGQIIIDEEEFLLVMKLKDLKKQYRSDFDELRDLKAEVQYCQHLVDQCRNRLISEFEIWYNESFLIPEDVQEAIKPGGKIRPGMIPMNRVLSLDEDEQERFDRLQGEVLPACPDSTSFYNAKMKTDQKHKYFRAMAALQQMHKKPGLITATVKNKPPAVLHVI, encoded by the exons ATGAgtgcaaaagaaaataaagtacaTGCATTTGTGCGAGTCAAGCCAACAGCTAATTTTCCTGAAGACATGATCAAGTATGGGCCAGACAACAAG AGCATAGATATTTACATCAGGAGAGATATTAAGAAAGGAGTCGTCAATAACAAGCAGACTGATTGGTCCTTTAAATTGGATGGTGTTCTTCACAATGCCTCACAGGATTCGGTTTATGATGCAGTAGCTAGGGACTTGGTATCCCAAGCTCTGAATGGCTATAATG GCACTATTATGTGCTATGGGCAAACAGGAGCTGGTAAAACATACACCATGACAGGAGCAACTGAAAGCTACAAGCATAGAGGAATCATACCCCGAGCTATACAGCAG GTGTTCAGGGCAGTTGAAGAACGCATTGATCAGTCCATCACTGTCCGAATGTCCTACCTGGAAATCTACAATGAGACTCTCTTTGACCTTCTCTCCACTATGCCTCATGACATGTCCGGTGACACTCACATGGCTGTAGTGGAGTACCCCCAGGGTGTCTTTGTGAAGGGCTTATCTATTTATCCAGCCAGCCACGAGGAAGATGCTTTAAATCTCCTGTTTGAG GGTGAGACCAACAGAATAATAGGTGAACATACTCTGAATAAAAATTCATCCAGGTCCCATTGCATATTCACTATCTATATTGAG tctcaTTCCAGAATTTTGTCAGATGCCAAATACACTGCTTCAAAAATGAACCTAGTGGATCTGGCAGGTTCAGAGAGAGTGGGGAAGACTGGG TCTGAGGGGCAGGTTCTGAAAGAAGCCACGTATATCAACAAATCTTTGTCATTCCTTGAGCAAGCTATCATTGCACTGGCTGATCGTAAGAGGGACCACGTCCCCTTCCGGCAGAGCAAGCTCACCCATGCCCTTAAGGATTCATTAG GGGGAAACTGCAATACAGTCCTGGTGGCAAATATCTATGGTGAAGCTGCTCAGATAGAGGAGACT CTGTCCTCTCTCCGTTTTGCTACCAGAATGAAATGGGTCACAACAGAGCCAGCCATCAATGAGAAATACGACCCAGAG CGGATGGTCAAGAATCTGGAGAAGGAGATCACTCTTCTGAAGCAGGAACTAGCCATGCATGACAGCTTG GCAGGCCTGGTCGATGCAGAGGGTCATCTAGTGGGGGAAGTGGATGGACAGGGCTTCGGGATTGGAGTGGCTCCTTTATCCAAACACGGCGGGAAGAAAGTTAAAGCCAAGAAAGCCAAAGAGCAGCTTAC CCCCACTCTCAGGAAGGAAGGATTAGGAAGCCCTGTTCTGGGGAAAGATCTGGATTTTGTTTCCCCATCAAAGAGTCAGCTGGTAACTTCCGCAAGGGATTTGGATGTGAAGGAGGGACTAATCCGGGAGCAGGACGCAGCTAGTACTGAGGCGCATCGCTCGGAGTCAGTGCCCAGGGAGGATTCCCACCGACCGAG TTCCCCTCCCTCTAAGCTGGTGGCATTTGAGGAGTTTAAAAACGAGCGAGGAAGTGAGATCAACCGGATCTTTAAGGAGAACAAAGCCATCCTCAGCGACAGGAAGAAGAAAGCAAGCGAGATCACCCACAGACTCAACCTAATAAAACAGGAGATGGACATCACCAAAGGGGCCCTTGGGGCTCAgaagaaggagagggaggagcagg GGGAGTATGTGAATGAGGAAGGACAGATCATAATTGATGAGGAGGAATTTTTACTGGTCATGAAACTTAAGGATCTGAAGAAACAGTACAGGTCTGATTTCGATGAACTGCGGGACCTGAAAGCAGAAGTCCAGTACTGTCAGCATCTGGTGGATCAGTGCCGCAACAGACTAATCTCAG AATTTGAAATCTGGTACAATGAGTCCTTCCTTATCCCTGAGGATGTGCAGGAAGCTATAAAGCCTGGAGGCAAAATCAGACCTGGAATGATTCCCATGAACAGAGTCCTGTCTCTG
- the KIF9 gene encoding kinesin-like protein KIF9 isoform X3 translates to MSAKENKVHAFVRVKPTANFPEDMIKYGPDNKSIDIYIRRDIKKGVVNNKQTDWSFKLDGVLHNASQDSVYDAVARDLVSQALNGYNGTIMCYGQTGAGKTYTMTGATESYKHRGIIPRAIQQVFRAVEERIDQSITVRMSYLEIYNETLFDLLSTMPHDMSGDTHMAVVEYPQGVFVKGLSIYPASHEEDALNLLFEGETNRIIGEHTLNKNSSRSHCIFTIYIESHSRILSDAKYTASKMNLVDLAGSERVGKTGLSSLRFATRMKWVTTEPAINEKYDPERMVKNLEKEITLLKQELAMHDSLVNRSLVNYDPLNEIQIAEINSQVRRYLEGATDDIDIMNIRQIQEVFNQFKVILSQQEQEVEARLRNKYTLIDKSDFAAITAAQKAGLVDAEGHLVGEVDGQGFGIGVAPLSKHGGKKVKAKKAKEQLTPTLRKEGLGSPVLGKDLDFVSPSKSQLVTSARDLDVKEGLIREQDAASTEAHRSESVPREDSHRPSSPPSKLVAFEEFKNERGSEINRIFKENKAILSDRKKKASEITHRLNLIKQEMDITKGALGAQKKEREEQGEYVNEEGQIIIDEEEFLLVMKLKDLKKQYRSDFDELRDLKAEVQYCQHLVDQCRNRLISEFEIWYNESFLIPEDVQEAIKPGGKIRPGMIPMNRVLSLDEDEQERFDRLQGEVLPACPDSTSFYNAKMKTDQKHKYFRAMAALQQMHKKPGLITATVKNKPPAVLHVI, encoded by the exons ATGAgtgcaaaagaaaataaagtacaTGCATTTGTGCGAGTCAAGCCAACAGCTAATTTTCCTGAAGACATGATCAAGTATGGGCCAGACAACAAG AGCATAGATATTTACATCAGGAGAGATATTAAGAAAGGAGTCGTCAATAACAAGCAGACTGATTGGTCCTTTAAATTGGATGGTGTTCTTCACAATGCCTCACAGGATTCGGTTTATGATGCAGTAGCTAGGGACTTGGTATCCCAAGCTCTGAATGGCTATAATG GCACTATTATGTGCTATGGGCAAACAGGAGCTGGTAAAACATACACCATGACAGGAGCAACTGAAAGCTACAAGCATAGAGGAATCATACCCCGAGCTATACAGCAG GTGTTCAGGGCAGTTGAAGAACGCATTGATCAGTCCATCACTGTCCGAATGTCCTACCTGGAAATCTACAATGAGACTCTCTTTGACCTTCTCTCCACTATGCCTCATGACATGTCCGGTGACACTCACATGGCTGTAGTGGAGTACCCCCAGGGTGTCTTTGTGAAGGGCTTATCTATTTATCCAGCCAGCCACGAGGAAGATGCTTTAAATCTCCTGTTTGAG GGTGAGACCAACAGAATAATAGGTGAACATACTCTGAATAAAAATTCATCCAGGTCCCATTGCATATTCACTATCTATATTGAG tctcaTTCCAGAATTTTGTCAGATGCCAAATACACTGCTTCAAAAATGAACCTAGTGGATCTGGCAGGTTCAGAGAGAGTGGGGAAGACTGGG CTGTCCTCTCTCCGTTTTGCTACCAGAATGAAATGGGTCACAACAGAGCCAGCCATCAATGAGAAATACGACCCAGAG CGGATGGTCAAGAATCTGGAGAAGGAGATCACTCTTCTGAAGCAGGAACTAGCCATGCATGACAGCTTG GTCAACCGCTCTCTGGTGAATTATGACCCTCTGAATGAAATCCAGATAGCGGAGATTAACTCTCAAGTCCGCAGGTACCTAGAAGGAGCCACAGACGACATCGAT ATAATGAACATCAGGCAAATCCAAGAGGTATTTAACCAGTTCAAAGTAATTTTAAG CCAACAGGAGCAGGAAGTGGAAGCCAGACTACGAAACAAATACACCCTGATAGACAAAAGTGACTTTGCAGCCATTACTGCTGCTCAGAAG GCAGGCCTGGTCGATGCAGAGGGTCATCTAGTGGGGGAAGTGGATGGACAGGGCTTCGGGATTGGAGTGGCTCCTTTATCCAAACACGGCGGGAAGAAAGTTAAAGCCAAGAAAGCCAAAGAGCAGCTTAC CCCCACTCTCAGGAAGGAAGGATTAGGAAGCCCTGTTCTGGGGAAAGATCTGGATTTTGTTTCCCCATCAAAGAGTCAGCTGGTAACTTCCGCAAGGGATTTGGATGTGAAGGAGGGACTAATCCGGGAGCAGGACGCAGCTAGTACTGAGGCGCATCGCTCGGAGTCAGTGCCCAGGGAGGATTCCCACCGACCGAG TTCCCCTCCCTCTAAGCTGGTGGCATTTGAGGAGTTTAAAAACGAGCGAGGAAGTGAGATCAACCGGATCTTTAAGGAGAACAAAGCCATCCTCAGCGACAGGAAGAAGAAAGCAAGCGAGATCACCCACAGACTCAACCTAATAAAACAGGAGATGGACATCACCAAAGGGGCCCTTGGGGCTCAgaagaaggagagggaggagcagg GGGAGTATGTGAATGAGGAAGGACAGATCATAATTGATGAGGAGGAATTTTTACTGGTCATGAAACTTAAGGATCTGAAGAAACAGTACAGGTCTGATTTCGATGAACTGCGGGACCTGAAAGCAGAAGTCCAGTACTGTCAGCATCTGGTGGATCAGTGCCGCAACAGACTAATCTCAG AATTTGAAATCTGGTACAATGAGTCCTTCCTTATCCCTGAGGATGTGCAGGAAGCTATAAAGCCTGGAGGCAAAATCAGACCTGGAATGATTCCCATGAACAGAGTCCTGTCTCTG